TTTCGCTAAGATTAAAGTCTACTGTATAACCCTCACTTTTGAGTTTATTTAGGATTTCAGACAATGTAGTCATGGAGTTTCTTACAGTCATAACAATTATTTTATGTTCGTTAACAACTAAACACTTTAAATGGCAATAAGTTTATGTTTTGCAAAGTCTAAAGTTAAAAGTAAGATTCAAAAATTTATATCCGGTGGATACATACACTCTTGTCATCTGCAAAGTCATCATTTGTAAAGACCATAAAACAAAAAAAGGAGCATCTTTCGAAAGCTCCTTTTCAACTATATATTAACAAAAACTAAAACTGTCTGAATCCCCCACGTCCTCTTCCTCCCTGTACCATTTGGGTTCTGTCTAACATAGAAAGCTGGCCTTTCATCATTTTAATCTGTTCGGCCATTAACTTATTCTTGTCAGCTTTTTCCGCTTCTTTCAACAAGCGTTGTGCTTCACGTTTATTTCTCTTGGCCATTTCCACTCCAGCTAAACTTAAATTAGCCAAAGCAATATTATGATCCATGGTAAGACCAAACTGCAAAGCTTTTTTAAAGTATTTTTCGGATTTCATTGGAGAGGTTCTGGACTCTATTAGTCCTATTAAAAGATGATAATATCCCCACTGACCTTTATAAAGTTCTTTTTCGTAATTCTTGATCTTGCCCAACCAAGCTGAAGCTTTGTCCATATTTTCTTTTCTCAGAAACCATTGGGCTACTAACATTTTTTCATTAAAAATGAATGTAACGAAAATCAATATAGCTAAGAAAACCAATAAAATCCCCCATCCCCAATGCGAAAAAACCATTAAAGAAATTGCGG
This genomic interval from Pseudopedobacter saltans DSM 12145 contains the following:
- a CDS encoding tetratricopeptide repeat protein yields the protein MPNFIRIIIAAVVLGAAISLMVFSHWGWGILLVFLAILIFVTFIFNEKMLVAQWFLRKENMDKASAWLGKIKNYEKELYKGQWGYYHLLIGLIESRTSPMKSEKYFKKALQFGLTMDHNIALANLSLAGVEMAKRNKREAQRLLKEAEKADKNKLMAEQIKMMKGQLSMLDRTQMVQGGRGRGGFRQF